A window of Salmo trutta chromosome 31, fSalTru1.1, whole genome shotgun sequence contains these coding sequences:
- the LOC115169824 gene encoding frizzled-8-like → MMGCNLLGLGWCMFFALVLHRSSCAAAKELQCQEISVPLCKGIGYNYTYMPNQFNHDTQDEAGLEVHQFWPLVEIKCSPDLKFFLCSMYTPICLEDYKKPLPPCRSVCERAKAGCAPLMRQYGFPWPDRMRCDLLPVQGNQDTLCMDYNRSATTVSPVVAKPTHRPVKPVNPRKKNGQGRSNDPSKHKPPSSPCEPQCHCRAPMVPVSNSNPLYNRVKTGQILNCAMPCHNPYFSQDERTFTAFWIGLWSVLCFISTFATVATFLIDMDRFKYPERPIIFLSACYMFVSVGYIVRLIAGHEQVACNMEHDTEHIHYETTGPALCTIVFLLIYFFGMASSIWWVILSLTWFLAAGMKWGNEAIASYSQYFHLAAWLIPSMKSIAVLALSSVDGDPVAGICYVGNQNLDNLRGFVLAPLVIYLFIGTMFLLAGFVSLFRIRSVIKQGGTKTDKLERLMIRIGVFTVLYTVPATIIVACYFYEQHNRQTWEITHNCSCLSEHEMQKPNYAVFMLKYFMCLLVGITSGAWVWSGKTLESWRTFCTRCCWGSKATSGSMYSDVSTGLTWRSGTASSVSCPKQMPLSRV, encoded by the coding sequence ATGATGGGGTGCAACTTGCTGGGTTTGGGGTGGTGCATGTTTTTTGCACTCGTTCTACACAGGTCGAGCTGCGCCGCGGCGAAGGAGCTACAATGCCAGGAGATATCCGTGCCCTTATGCAAAGGAATAGGCTACAACTACACCTACATGCCCAACCAGTTCAACCACGACACACAGGACGAGGCAGGGCTGGAGGTGCACCAGTTTTGGCCCCTGGTGGAAATCAAGTGTTCTCCGGACCTGAAGTTCTTTCTCTGTAGCATGTACACTCCTATTTGCCTGGAGGACTACAAGAAGCCCCTGCCGCCGTGTCGGAGTGTCTGTGAGAGAGCCAAGGCAGGCTGCGCGCCTCTGATGAGACAGTACGGGTTCCCGTGGCCAGACAGAATGAGATGCGATTTATTACCAGTGCAAGGTAACCAAGATACACTATGCATGGACTACAACAGAAGTGCGACGACTGTTTCTCCAGTGGTTGCAAAGCCCACACATCGTCCTGTTAAACCAGTAAACCCACGAAAGAAAAATGGACAAGGCCGTTCTAACGACCCCAGTAAACACAAACCTCCGAGTTCTCCATGCGAACCCCAGTGTCACTGCCGCGCTCCCATGGTTCCAGTCAGCAACAGTAATCCTCTATATAACAGAGTTAAAACAGGACAGATACTCAACTGTGCCATGCCTTGCCACAACCCTTACTTCTCCCAAGACGAAAGAACATTTACTGCATTCTGGATAGGACTATGGTCCGTCTTATGTTTTATCTCTACTTTTGCAACAGTGGCAACTTTTTTAATCGACATGGATCGTTTCAAATACCCGGAGCGACCCATTATATTCCTCTCTGCTTGTTACATGTTTGTCTCGGTCGGCTACATTGTCAGACTAATTGCCGGACATGAACAAGTGGCTTGTAACATGGAGCATGATACCGAACACATCCACTACGAGACCACCGGCCCTGCGCTTTGTACCATTGTTTTTCTACTCATCTACTTCTTCGGCATGGCAAGTTCTAtttggtgggttattctgtctcttacctGGTTCCTGGCTGCGGGGATGAAGTGGGGGAATGAGGCCATAGCCAGTTACTCCCAGTATTTTCATTTAGCTGCCTGGCTGATACCCAGCATGAAATCAATAGCTGTGTTGGCGTTGAGTTCAGTGGATGGTGACCCTGTGGCTGGAATATGCTATGTTGGCAATCAGAATTTGGATAATCTCCGGGGCTTTGTTTTGGCGCCGTTGGTTATCTATCTTTTCATTGGAACTATGTTCCTCCTGGCCGGGTTTGTGTCACTGTTCCGGATCCGGAGTGTTATAAAGCAAGGAGGGACGAAAACAGACAAGTTGGAGAGACTGATGATCAGGATAGGTGTTTTTACAGTGCTTTACACTGTCCCCGCCACGATTATAGTAGCATGTTACTTCTACGAGCAGCACAACAGACAGACTTGGGAAATAACCCACAACTGTTCATGCTTGTCGGAGCATGAAATGCAGAAGCCGAACTATGCTGTGTTCATGCTGAAATATTTCATGTGCCTTTTGGTTGGCATCACGTCCGGCGCGTGGGTCTGGTCGGGAAAAACTCTAGAATCCTGGAGGACTTTTTGTACCCGCTGCTGCTGGGGCAGCAAGGCCACGAGCGGGTCAATGTACAGTGACGTTAGTACGGGATTGACGTGGAGGTCCGGTACTGCGAGCTCTGTCTCTTGTCCCAAACAGATGCCATTGTCACGGGTTTGA
- the LOC115169825 gene encoding gap junction delta-4 protein-like, producing the protein MEKTGLMEILFITFNHNVTFLGKTWMILMVVLRLLILLFSGYPLFRDEQEHFVCNTIQPGCTNVCFDGFAPLSLFRFWLFQLIMLCLPHLMFISYIIHKVSSTLRIRGNYFSGSRSQTGAGTLCAPLHALPKGTPNFVSAYLLDVILRILLEAAFSASQYYLYGFSVPRSFQCYEFPCTSMVECYVSSPTEKTIMLNFMLGAASLSLLLNLADLVCSVQWMVTQRPRSKGRRLMNGGVGEDMEALYNQNHNTPKTVLKRGQSHIDKPTSNCNPNGDLSHRRVRINDETRIRVSAQPLQRSRLPRRDAKIEPPFHPIPMGAPWSGRFVHPNHISRSSSVPLSRRLERDPVVVSRQFTPSPMYSGRRHGQSTMVDATLLEQHYDSAESRDRLLDDVNLQEVRGSSSSSSDSSSSSDAQ; encoded by the exons ATGGAGAAGACGGGCCTAATGGAAATACTCTTCATTACTTTCAATCACAACGTCACTTTTCTGG GGAAGACATGGATGATCTTGATGGTGGTCCTGAGGTTACTCATCCTCCTGTTCTCTGGCTATCCCCTCTTCCGGGACGAGCAGGAGCACTTTGTGTGCAACACCATCCAGCCAGGCTGTACCAACGTCTGCTTCGACGGCTtcgctcccctctccctctttcgctTCTGGCTGTTCCAACTGATCATGCTCTGTCTCCCTCACCTGATGTTCATCTCTTATATCATCCACAAAGTATCGTCAACTCTCCGTATCAGAGGGAACTATTTCTCTGGAAGCAGAAGTCAGACCGGAGCAGGCACTCTGTGTGCCCCTCTACACGCTCTACCAAAAGGAACACCTAACTTTGTAAGTGCCTATCTTCTGGATGTGATACTGCGGATTCTGCTGGAGGCAGCGTTCAGTGCCAGCCAGTACTACCTCTATGGCTTCTCTGTCCCCAGGAGCTTCCAGTGTTATGAATTCCCCTGTACGTCCATGGTGGAGTGCTACGTATCCAGCCCCACAGAGAAGACCATCATGCTCAACTTCATGCTGGGGGCTGCGTCCCTGTCTCTGCTACTGAACTTGGCAGATCTTGTGTGCTCTGTGCAGTGGATGGTGACACAGAGGCCAAGGTCAAAGGGCAGACGGTTGATGAACGGTGGGGTTGGGGAAGACATGGAAGCCCTGTACAACCAGAACCACAACACCCCCAAAACTGTCCTCAAGAGAGGACAAAGTCACATTGACAAACCAACCTCGAACTGTAACCCAAATGGTGACCTTTCACACCGAAGAGTCAGAATAAATGATGAGACTCGCATTAGGGTGTCTGCCCAACCACTGCAGCGGAGCAGGCTGCCGCGAAGGGATGCAAAGATTGAACCGCCTTTTCACCCCATACCTATGGGGGCTCCATGGAGCGGGCGCTTTGTTCATCCCAACCACATCTCCCGTTCAtcttccgtccctctctcccGGCGGTTAGAGAGAGACCCAGTAGTAGTGTCACGCCAATTTACACCCTCACCAATGTACAGTGGTCGGAGGCATGGCCAGTCCACCATGGTAGACGCAACACTCCTGGAGCAGCATTATGATAGCGCAGAATCCCGTGATAGGCTCCTGGATGACGTCAACCTGCAGGAAGTAAGGGGATCCTCAAGCTCTTCCAGTGATTCTTCTTCCTCATCAGATGCTCAGTAA